A DNA window from Macadamia integrifolia cultivar HAES 741 chromosome 4, SCU_Mint_v3, whole genome shotgun sequence contains the following coding sequences:
- the LOC122077197 gene encoding signal peptidase complex catalytic subunit SEC11A-like: MGWIGDAVDSIKSLQIRQVLTQAVSLGMIVTSALIIWKGLMCVTGSESPVVVVLSGSMEPGFKRGDILFLHMSKDPIRAGEIVVFNVDGREIPIVHRVIKVHERKDTGEVDVLTKGDNNFGDDRLLYAHGQLWLQRHHIMGRAVGFLPYVGWVTIIMTEKPIIKYLLIGALGLLVVTSKD, encoded by the exons ATGGGATGGATAGGGGATGCCGTCGATTCCATCAAATCTCTTCAGATCAGACAAGTTCTCACGCAGGCCGTCAGCCTTG GTATGATTGTTACATCAGCGTTGATAATATGGAAGGGCTTGATGTGTGTTACTGGCAGTGAATCGCcagttgtggttgttctttctGGAAGCATGGAACCTGGCTTTAAGAGG GGGGATATTTTGTTTTTGCACATGAGCAAGGACCCTATTCGTGCGGGGGAAATTGTTGTATTTAATGTTGAT GGACGTGAAATTCCAATTGTCCATCGAGTAATTAAG GTACACGAACGGAAAGATACTGGTGAGGTTGATGTTCTCACAAAAG GAGATAATAACTTTGGGGATGACAGGCTTTTATATGCCCACGGTCAACTCTGGCTTCAGCGTCACCATATAATGGGAAGAGCTGTAGG GTTCTTACCATATGTCGGCTGGGTTACAATAATCATGACTGAGAAGCCCATCATAAAG TACTTACTCATTGGTGCACTGGGGTTGTTGGTTGTAACTTCAAAAGATTGA
- the LOC122077194 gene encoding pentatricopeptide repeat-containing protein At4g21065-like → MHFPSIKAKASGSFKTIYTSILPSTTGTSTLHHSDKNECSTKRVAEQSCLALLDTCNSVPKLTQLHAHLFKSGLQNNPFVLTKFVSTSSDLNVIDYAVSLVFSDTNSTSNAQPCYDTFLFNTIIQAYAQTSHAKHNAISSYHLMLRLSVTPNKFTFPFLLKACAGLLDLNLGKQVHGSVAKLGFDTDLYVQNTMVHMYSCCAGGIEFARKVFDDMPKLNPVTWSAMIGGYARLGLSTDAVGLFRRMQIDGVRPDEVTMVSVLSACADLGALELGKWIEFYVEKEGISKRVELCNALIDMFTKCGDIDEAVRLFRKMNEKTIVSWTSVIVGMAMHGRGAEAVAFFEEMKRDGVFPDDVAFIGLLSACSHSGMVEEGQRYFDSMRSEFAIEPKIEHYGCMVDLFGRAGLVRKALTFVQEMPIEPNPIIWRTLVNACRVHGELELSESITKQLIGTEPMHGSNYVLLSNIYAKMFQWEKKTKIREAMGMRGVGKVPGCTMIELNNEIYEFTAGDKTHNQYKEIYKMVDEMHREMKRAGYIPTTSEVLLDIDEEDKEDALNRHSEKLAIAFALLKTTPGTPIRIVKNLRVCGDCHSATKFISLVYSREIVVRDRNRFHHFRDGSCSCRDFW, encoded by the coding sequence ATGCACTTTCCCTCAATCAAAGCCAAAGCCAGTGGCTCATTCAAAACAATATATACCTCAATACTACCTTCAACAACGGGAACATCTACTCTTCACCATTCAGATAAAAACGAGTGCAGCACCAAGAGAGTAGCAGAACAGAGTTGTTTAGCTCTGCTAGATACCTGTAACTCTGTCCCCAAACTCACTCAACTTCACGCTCACCTCTTCAAATCTGGTCTCCAAAACAACCCATTTGTCCTCACTAAATTCGTTTCCACATCCTCTGACCTCAACGTGATCGACTATGCCGTCTCGCTCGTTTTCTCCGACACCAATTCCACTTCCAATGCACAACCCTGTTACGATACCTTTCTTTTCAATACCATCATTCAAGCCTACGCCCAAACCAGCCACGCCAAGCACAATGCCATCTCTTCTTACCATCTCATGCTTCGATTGTCTGTTACACCCAATAAATTCACCTTCCCCTTCCTTCTCAAAGCTTGTGCAGGCCTCCTTGACCTGAATTTGGGCAAACAAGTTCATGGGTCTGTCGCTAAACTTGGATTCGATACCGACCTTTATGTTCAGAACACTATGGTTCACATGTATTCTTGCTGTGCTGGGGGAATTGAGTTTGCTCGCAAGGTGTTCGATGATATGCCCAAGTTGAACCCTGTGACTTGGAGTGCGATGATTGGTGGGTATGCACGTCTGGGTTTGTCTACAGATGCTGTTGGACTGTTTCGGAGAATGCAGATTGATGGGGTTAGACCTGATGAGGTTACTATGGTTTCGGTTCTTTCTGCATGTGCTGATCTGGGTGCTCTTGAACTTGGGAAGTGGATTGAGTTTTATGTTGAAAAAGAAGGGATTTCAAAGAGAGTAGAGCTCTGCAATGCACTCATTGACATGTTTACCAAGTGTGGTGATATTGATGAAGCTGTGCGATTATTTAGAAAGATGAATGAAAAGACAATCGTGTCTTGGACTTCTGTGATTGTGGGTATGGCTATGCATGGCCGTGGTGCAGAGGCTGTTGCTTTCTTTgaagagatgaagagagatgggGTTTTCCCAGATGATGTTGCCTTCATTGGGTTACTTTCAGCCTGTAGCCATTCTGGGATGGTTGAAGAGGGTCAACGTTATTTCGACTCAATGAGGTCTGAGTTTGCCATTGAGCCTAAGATAGAGCATTATGGTTGCATGGTGGATTTGTTTGGCAGAGCCGGGCTTGTCAGAAAAGCCCTGACTTTCGTTCAAGAGATGCCTATTGAGCCAAATCCCATAATTTGGCGAACCTTGGTTAATGCTTGTCGGGTTCATGGGGAGCTTGAGCTTAGTGAGAGCATCACTAAGCAGCTGATAGGCACTGAGCCAATGCATGGATCAAATTATGTCTTGTTATCAAACATCTACGCAAAAATGTTTCAATgggagaaaaaaacaaagattagAGAAGCGATGGGGATGAGAGGGGTCGGGAAGGTCCCAGGATGCACCATGATTGAGCTGAATAATGAGATCTATGAATTCACCGCAGGAGATAAAACTCACAATCAGTACAAAGAGATCTACAAGATGGTGGACGAGATGCATAGGGAGATGAAGAGGGCTGGGTACATCCCTACAACATCTGAGGTGTTACTGGACATTGATGAGGAAGACAAGGAAGATGCCTTGAATAGGCACAGTGAGAAGCTGGCCATTGCTTTTGCACTTCTGAAAACCACACCAGGGACCCCAATCCGTATTGTGAAGAACTTACGTGTTTGTGGCGACTGTCACTCTGCTACAAAGTTCATTTCCTTGGTCTATAGTCGAGAAATTGTGGTGAGAGATCGGAACCGGTTTCACCATTTTCGGGATGGGTCATGTTCGTGCAGGGATTTTTGGTGA